The Vigna unguiculata cultivar IT97K-499-35 chromosome 6, ASM411807v1, whole genome shotgun sequence genome contains a region encoding:
- the LOC114187242 gene encoding FACT complex subunit SPT16-like — protein sequence MADHRNGSTQPSNGKLSAAGSGYSIDLNAFQSRLKTFYSHWDEHNTDLWGSSEAIAIACPPPSEDLRYLKSTALNLWLLGFEFPETIMVFMKKQIHILCSQKKASILESVKKSAREAVGADLVLHVKPKNDDGTALMDAIFRAIRAQPKSEDHDSSTIGYISREAPEGKLLETWTEKLKNTKFNLVDVANGLSSIFAVKTNEELTSIKRAAYLTTSVMKNFVVTKLENVIDEEKKVSHSALMEETEKVILEPSKVNCKLKADNVDICYPPIFQSGGDFDLRPSAVSNDELLHYDSASVIICAVGARYKSYCSNIARTFLIDADPLQSRAYGVLLKAHEAVMGFMKPGNKLSAAYQAAVSVVERDAPDLVSYLTKSAGTGIGIEFRESGLNLNAKNEQIIREGMVFNVSIGFQNLQSEKSKSKNRHFSLLLADTVIINKDKTEVVTSMSSKALKDVAYSFNEDEEEEERPSTKVDAKGAEPFTKTTLRSDNHEISKEELRRQHQAELARQKNEETARRLAGGGSEAGDSRSSSRASTELVAYKNINDLPPPREMMIQIDQKNEAVLLPINGSMVPFHVAFIRTVSSQQDTNRNCYVRIIFNVPGTPFSPHDANSMKFPGSIYLKEASFRSKDSRHISEVVQSIKTLRRQVVARESERAERATLVTQEKLQLANNRFKPIRLSDLWIRPAFGGRGRKIPGTLEAHVNGFRYSTTRQDERVDIMFGNIKHAFFQPAENEMITLLHFHLHNHIMVGNKKTKDVQFYVEVMDMVQNVGGGKRSAYDPDELEEEQRERDRKNKINVEFQTFVNRVNDLWGQAQFNGLELEFDQPLRELGFPGVPHKSSVFIVPTSSCLVELIETPFLVVSLSEIEIVNLERVGLGQKNFDMTIVFKDFKRDVLRIDSIPSTSLDGIKEWLDTTDIKYYESRLNLNWRQILKTITDDPQSFIEGGGWEFLNLEATDSESENSEESDKGYEPSDVEPESDSEDEASDSESLVESEDDDDDEDSDEDSEEEKGKTWEELEREASNADREKGNESDSEEDRKRRKAKSFGKSRGSNLSSSMPKRAKLR from the coding sequence ATGGCAGACCATCGAAATGGAAGTACACAACCATCCAATGGAAAGCTGAGTGCAGCAGGAAGTGGATATTCTATTGATCTGAATGCATTTCAGTCCCGATTGAAAACATTTTATTCGCATTGGGACGAGCACAACACAGATCTGTGGGGCTCTTCTGAGGCAATAGCAATTGCATGTCCTCCACCTTCGGAAGACCTGCGGTACCTGAAATCTACCGCTCTGAACTTATGGCTTCTTGGATTTGAGTTCCCAGAGACAATTATGGTTTTCATGAAGAAACAGATACATATCTTATGCAGCCAAAAGAAGGCTTCTATTCTTGAATCGGTAAAGAAATCTGCTCGAGAGGCTGTTGGGGCTGATCTTGTTCTGCATGTCAAACCTAAAAACGATGATGGAACTGCTCTAATGGATGCTATATTCCGTGCCATCCGTGCTCAGCCAAAGTCTGAGGATCACGATTCTTCCACTATTGGATACATATCAAGAGAGGCTCCTGAAGGGAAACTACTTGAAACATGgactgaaaaattaaaaaatactaaatttaatcTCGTTGATGTTGCCAATGGATTGTCTTCTATATTTGCAGTAAAGACTAATGAGGAGCTCACATCAATTAAGAGAGCAGCTTACCTGACAACAAGTGTGATGAAAAACTTTGTGGTTACAAAACTTGAGAATGTAATCGATGAGGAGAAGAAAGTCTCTCATTCAGCATTGATGGAGGAGACTGAGAAAGTTATTCTGGAACCTTCAAAAGTGAATTGTAAGCTAAAGGCAGATAATGTTGATATTTGCTACCCACCAATTTTTCAAAGCGGTGGAGATTTTGATCTCAGACCTAGTGCTGTCAGCAATGATGAGTTACTGCATTACGATTCAGCCAGTGTGATTATATGTGCTGTTGGAGCCCGATACAAGAGTTATTGCTCCAACATAGCTAGGACCTTCTTGATTGATGCAGACCCTCTTCAAAGTAGGGCATATGGGGTTCTTTTAAAAGCCCATGAAGCTGTCATGGGCTTTATGAAGCCAGGAAACAAGTTAAGTGCTGCATACCAAGCTGCAGTCTCTGTCGTGGAAAGGGATGCTCCTGACTTGGTTTCATATTTGACAAAATCTGCTGGAACAGGCATTGGTATTGAGTTTCGTGAATCAGGATTGAATCTTAATGCAAAAAATGAACAGATAATTAGAGAAGGCATGGTCTTTAATGTGTCAATTGGTTTTCAAAATTTACAAAGTGAGAAAAGTAAGTCTAAGAACAGGCATTTCTCTCTGTTGCTTGCTGATACTGTCATCATCAACAAAGATAAGACAGAAGTTGTAACTTCTATGAGCTCAAAAGCACTCAAGGATGTAGCATACTCTTTCAATGAGGATGAGGAGGAAGAGGAAAGGCCAAGCACAAAAGTGGATGCGAAGGGAGCCGAGCCCTTTACTAAGACAACTCTAAGGTCAGACAATCATGAAATTTCTAAGGAGGAACTTCGAAGGCAGCATCAGGCAGAACTTGCACGtcagaaaaatgaagaaactgCAAGGAGGCTTGCTGGTGGTGGAAGTGAGGCAGGAGATAGCCGCTCGTCTTCGAGGGCTTCAACAGAACTTGTGGCTTACAAGAACATAAATGACCTTCCCCCTCCCAGAGAAATGATGATTCAGATTGATCAGAAGAATGAAGCTGTTCTCTTGCCTATAAATGGAAGCATGGTACCTTTTCATGTTGCTTTCATTCGAACTGTTTCGAGCCAGCAAGACACCAACCGGAATTGCTATGTcagaattatttttaatgttcctGGGACCCCTTTCAGTCCTCATGATGCAAACTCAATGAAGTTCCCTGGATCTATATATCTAAAGGAGGCTTCATTTCGCTCCAAGGATTCCAGGCACATTAGTGAGGTTGTGCAGTCAATTAAAACCCTCAGGCGACAAGTTGTGGCAAGGGAGTCTGAGAGAGCCGAGAGGGCAACACTTGTTACTCAGGAGAAACTACAACTTGCTAATAATAGATTCAAGCCAATACGGTTGTCTGATCTTTGGATCCGTCCTGCTTTTGGTGGGCGTGGAAGGAAGATACCCGGTACACTTGAGGCTCACGTGAATGGATTTCGTTATTCTACCACCAGGCAAGATGAGCGTGTAGACATAATGTTTGGCAACATTAAGCATGCATTTTTCCAGCCAGCAGAGAATGAAATGATCACTCTTCTGCACTTCCATCTGCACAATCATATCATGGTAGGAAATAAGAAGACCAAGGATGTTCAGTTTTATGTTGAGGTTATGGACATGGTCCAGAATGTTGGAGGTGGTAAGAGATCAGCCTATGACCCTGATGAGCTTGAAGAAGAACAAAGGGAGCGAGATaggaagaacaaaataaatgtaGAATTCCAAACCTTTGTGAATCGGGTGAATGATCTCTGGGGTCAGGCCCAATTCAATGGACTTGAGTTGGAGTTTGATCAACCTCTTAGAGAGCTGGGCTTCCCTGGGGTTCCTCATAAATCTTCAGTGTTCATTGTTCCTACTTCAAGCTGCCTTGTTGAACTGATAGAGACCCCTTTCCTTGTTGTCTCGCTTAGTGAGATTGAGATTGTGAATCTTGAGAGAGTTGGGCTTGGGCAGAAGAACTTTGATATGACAATAGTGTTTAAGGACTTTAAGCGTGATGTACTGAGGATTGATTCTATCCCTTCTACATCGCTGGATGGAATCAAGGAATGGCTTGACACTACTGACATTAAGTATTACGAGAGCAGGCTGAATCTGAACTGGCGTCAGATCCTGAAGACAATCACGGATGACCCTCAGAGCTTTATTGAAGGAGGTGGATGGGAGTTTCTGAATTTGGAGGCTACTGATTCAGAATCTGAGAACTCAGAGGAGTCAGACAAAGGTTACGAACCTTCTGACGTGGAACCTGAATCTGATTCCGAGGATGAAGCCTCTGACAGTGAATCACTTGTTGAGTCTGAGGATGATGACGACGATGAGGATTCTGACGAGGATTCAGAGGAAGAGAAGGGAAAGACTTGGGAGGAACTGGAGAGGGAAGCGAGCAATGCAGACAGGGAAAAAGGAAACGAGTCTGACAGCGAAgaagatagaaaaagaagaaaggcaAAAAGCTTCGGTAAGTCTAGAGGAAGTAATCTAAGCAGTAGCATGCCAAAGCGGGCTAAGTTAAGATAG